A stretch of Orientia tsutsugamushi DNA encodes these proteins:
- a CDS encoding glycosyltransferase family 4 protein: MSITYHKKTILQVVPSLVNVGVERSTIDIANYLVQSGYKSLVASSGGVLLEQLNNTGSTHYLVNTASKNPFVIWYNHTILSDIIKQQKVDIIHVRSRAPAFSSYLAARKTKIKFITTFHGFYNFSTLIKKMYNSILVKGDIVIVVSNFVKDHIIKYYNVPEEKIRVIHRGIDLEYFNPKNISQKKLEQYQAMYNIPKDTCVILLPAKMTKRKGHEVVIEALNAIKDCDFYCIMTGDILSNRNFTNEIKKKIMHYKLQSKIQIFGSTAHLPELYALADIVLCPSIEPEAFSRVIVEAQAMEKVIIASNIGSTMETIADEVTGFHINASDVQDLSEKIKYVLLNLTSNKMQTMRKQARQSTLLQFSLQQMQSKTLSVYNEL, encoded by the coding sequence ATGAGTATAACTTACCATAAAAAAACAATTTTACAAGTCGTACCATCACTCGTAAATGTTGGTGTTGAGCGTAGTACTATTGACATTGCTAACTATTTGGTACAAAGTGGCTATAAATCCTTAGTAGCATCATCTGGTGGAGTACTACTTGAGCAGTTAAATAATACTGGCAGCACACATTATCTAGTAAATACTGCAAGTAAAAATCCATTTGTTATTTGGTATAATCATACAATACTATCTGACATCATAAAACAACAGAAAGTAGACATAATACATGTTAGGTCAAGAGCTCCAGCTTTTAGCTCATATCTTGCAGCTCGTAAGACTAAAATTAAATTTATTACTACCTTTCATGGGTTTTATAATTTTTCTACTTTAATTAAGAAAATGTATAACAGTATTCTGGTTAAAGGCGATATAGTTATTGTAGTTTCAAACTTTGTGAAAGATCATATTATAAAATATTACAATGTGCCTGAGGAAAAAATTAGAGTAATACATCGTGGCATTGATTTAGAATACTTTAATCCTAAAAATATTTCACAAAAAAAGTTAGAGCAATACCAGGCAATGTATAATATTCCGAAAGATACTTGTGTAATATTGTTACCAGCAAAAATGACTAAGAGAAAAGGTCATGAGGTTGTGATTGAAGCATTAAATGCAATCAAAGATTGCGATTTTTATTGTATCATGACTGGAGATATATTATCTAATCGTAATTTTACTAATGAAATAAAAAAGAAGATTATGCATTATAAGCTGCAAAGCAAAATTCAAATTTTTGGATCTACAGCTCATTTACCAGAATTATATGCCTTAGCTGATATTGTTCTTTGCCCTTCAATTGAGCCAGAAGCCTTTAGTCGTGTTATAGTTGAAGCTCAAGCCATGGAAAAAGTTATAATTGCTAGCAATATTGGTAGTACCATGGAAACTATTGCTGATGAAGTTACAGGGTTTCATATTAACGCATCTGATGTACAGGATTTATCAGAGAAAATTAAGTATGTACTACTAAATTTAACTAGTAATAAAATGCAAACTATGCGCAAGCAAGCAAGGCAATCTACATTATTGCAATTTTCTTTACAACAAATGCAAAGCAAGACTTTAAGTGTTTACAATGAATTATGA
- a CDS encoding alpha/beta hydrolase: protein MHKIYTLDDGRFIAYRQHKSQKNSLINIIFLHGMMSNMSGKKSSYLYQLCQEEDLNFLAFDNYGHGNSSGRFIDQTIESWFDATRAIMYHTSNNFKNIIVGSSLGGWLAILAAIKNEIEISGVVALAPAIDFTETLIWNKLTEKNKNIMIHTGYIELGGTGNTCNNKYHISYNLICNARKYLLLNKPTINIQCPIAIIHGMQDQEVPYQGSIDLINKVQTHYSTLKLLKYADHFLSDSVSLSHISYAIKEIINARLV from the coding sequence ATGCATAAAATTTATACCTTAGATGATGGTAGGTTTATTGCTTACAGGCAACATAAAAGTCAAAAAAACAGTTTAATTAATATTATTTTTCTCCATGGTATGATGTCCAACATGTCAGGTAAGAAGTCTAGTTATTTATATCAACTATGTCAAGAAGAAGATCTCAACTTCTTAGCTTTTGACAATTATGGTCATGGTAATTCTTCTGGTCGATTTATTGATCAAACCATTGAGAGTTGGTTTGATGCAACTCGCGCTATTATGTATCACACTAGCAATAATTTTAAAAATATTATTGTTGGTTCAAGTTTAGGAGGCTGGTTAGCAATACTAGCTGCTATTAAAAACGAAATTGAAATTAGTGGAGTAGTTGCTTTAGCTCCTGCAATAGATTTTACAGAAACTTTAATTTGGAATAAGCTTACTGAAAAAAATAAAAACATTATGATTCATACCGGATATATTGAATTGGGTGGAACAGGAAATACGTGTAACAATAAGTATCATATAAGTTATAATCTAATATGTAATGCTAGGAAATATTTATTGTTAAATAAACCTACTATTAATATTCAGTGTCCTATTGCTATTATTCATGGTATGCAGGATCAAGAGGTGCCATATCAAGGATCTATAGATCTAATTAATAAAGTTCAAACTCATTATTCTACTCTTAAGCTACTAAAATATGCCGACCATTTTCTTTCAGATTCTGTTAGCTTAAGTCATATATCTTATGCTATCAAGGAAATTATTAATGCCAGATTAGTGTAA